A single window of Rhodococcus jostii RHA1 DNA harbors:
- a CDS encoding WhiB family transcriptional regulator: protein MHMTTPTSRLDVEQAEARIAWVTQARCREVDPDQLFVRGAAQRKAATICRHCPVLMQCGADALDNRVEFGVWGGMTERQRRALLKQHPEVESWSDFFEAQRQHQSAV, encoded by the coding sequence ATGCACATGACCACCCCAACCAGCCGTCTGGACGTCGAGCAAGCAGAAGCGCGAATCGCCTGGGTCACCCAGGCCCGTTGCCGGGAAGTCGATCCCGATCAACTCTTTGTACGCGGCGCAGCACAGCGCAAGGCCGCAACCATTTGCCGGCATTGCCCGGTACTGATGCAGTGCGGAGCCGATGCTCTCGACAATCGTGTCGAGTTCGGCGTGTGGGGTGGCATGACGGAACGTCAGCGCCGGGCGTTGCTCAAGCAGCACCCCGAGGTGGAATCATGGTCCGATTTCTTCGAAGCTCAGCGGCAGCACCAGTCCGCTGTCTGA
- a CDS encoding GatB/YqeY domain-containing protein: MPDSLKARLRSDMTAAMKAKDSLRTATIRMLMAAVQTEEVSGKEARELTDDEVLKVLAKESKKRGESAEIYTENGRGELAAQERAEAQIIDEYLPTPLTDAELVDVVDTAIAQVAEEIGERPGMRQMGQVMKAAGALAGGKADGSRLSHAVKSRL; this comes from the coding sequence ATGCCAGATTCACTGAAAGCAAGACTGCGCTCCGACATGACGGCCGCCATGAAGGCCAAGGATTCGCTGCGCACCGCCACCATCCGCATGCTGATGGCCGCCGTGCAGACCGAAGAGGTCTCCGGCAAGGAAGCCCGCGAACTCACCGATGACGAGGTGCTGAAGGTCCTCGCGAAGGAGTCGAAGAAGCGCGGCGAGTCCGCCGAGATCTACACCGAGAACGGTCGAGGTGAGCTGGCGGCGCAGGAGCGGGCCGAGGCGCAGATCATCGACGAGTACCTCCCGACGCCGCTGACCGACGCGGAACTGGTCGACGTCGTGGACACCGCGATCGCTCAGGTGGCCGAGGAAATCGGTGAGCGTCCCGGCATGCGTCAGATGGGTCAGGTCATGAAGGCCGCCGGCGCACTCGCGGGCGGCAAGGCGGACGGTTCGCGGCTCTCGCACGCGGTGAAGTCCCGCCTCTGA
- a CDS encoding metallophosphoesterase, whose product MSDEFRANLTRAALGTAGAAALGIGYASLIERNAFALREVTMPVLEPGSSTLRVLHISDLHMMPGQRLKQNWLRELDNLDPDLVVNTGDNLSHQRAVPAVVQALGNLLARPGLFVFGSNDYFAPKPKNPLKYFRKDHKRVLGEPLPWGDLRAAFTERGWFDVTHVRRDLEVSGVRIASAGVDDPHLKRDRYDTIAGPPNPLADLRLGITHSPEPRVLDRFADDGYDLVLAGHTHGGQLCLPFYGALVTNCDIDRSRVKGPSKWGAHTRLHVSAGIGTSPWAPARFCCRPEATLLTLVPAQRGGADADAARGRTESSESTVIRN is encoded by the coding sequence GTGTCTGACGAGTTCCGTGCCAACCTGACCCGCGCCGCCCTGGGTACAGCGGGTGCCGCCGCCCTCGGCATCGGCTACGCCTCGCTCATCGAGCGCAATGCGTTCGCGCTGCGTGAGGTCACGATGCCGGTACTCGAACCCGGGTCGTCGACGCTCCGCGTGCTGCACATCAGCGACCTGCACATGATGCCCGGACAGCGGCTGAAACAGAACTGGCTGCGGGAACTGGACAACCTCGACCCCGACCTCGTCGTGAACACCGGCGACAACCTGTCGCACCAGCGCGCCGTGCCCGCAGTGGTCCAGGCGCTCGGAAATCTGCTCGCCCGCCCCGGACTGTTCGTCTTCGGCAGCAACGACTACTTCGCGCCCAAGCCGAAGAACCCGCTCAAGTACTTCCGCAAGGACCACAAGCGTGTCCTCGGCGAGCCGCTGCCGTGGGGCGACCTGCGGGCCGCGTTCACCGAGCGCGGCTGGTTCGACGTCACGCACGTCCGCCGCGACCTCGAGGTGTCGGGTGTCCGGATCGCGTCGGCCGGTGTCGACGATCCGCACCTCAAGCGCGATCGGTACGACACGATCGCCGGTCCGCCCAATCCGCTGGCCGATCTCCGACTGGGCATCACCCACTCGCCCGAGCCCCGGGTGCTCGACCGGTTCGCGGACGACGGCTACGACCTCGTCCTGGCGGGCCACACGCACGGCGGTCAGTTGTGCCTGCCGTTCTACGGCGCGCTGGTCACCAACTGCGACATCGACCGTTCGCGGGTGAAGGGTCCGTCCAAGTGGGGTGCGCACACCCGGCTGCACGTGTCCGCGGGGATCGGGACGTCCCCGTGGGCGCCCGCCCGCTTCTGCTGCCGCCCCGAGGCGACGCTCCTGACGTTGGTTCCGGCTCAGCGCGGCGGCGCGGACGCCGACGCCGCGCGGGGTCGCACCGAGTCGTCGGAGAGCACCGTTATACGCAACTGA
- a CDS encoding penicillin-binding protein, translating to MGKLAGSSALAGVLLAGVMFPLAGGFGYASNRAADTVDNVSAELVEGTVPAVSTMVDSVGNPIAWLYDQRRFEVPSEKISNEMKLAIVSVEDRRFPEHKGVDWQGTMRAFLTNTTSGEVQQGASTLDQQYVKNYQLLVVAKTDAERRAAIETTPARKIREIRMALTLDKELTKDEILTRYLNLVPFGNASFGIQDAAQTYFGIDASELNTQQSAMLAGMVQSSSALNPYTNPEGVLERRNVVLDTMISNIPERAAELRQLKDTPLGVLPEPNRLPRGCIAAGDRGFFCDYALQYLANAGISREQIDKGGYLIKTTLDPAVQASTKAALNANASPELDGIANVMNVVQPGQDSHRILAMGSSRTYGLDANANETVQAQPYSLAGHGAGSIFKIFTTAAAMEKGLGTNAILDVPGRFEARGMGSGGARGCPAATYCVENAGKYPAALSVTDALAQSPNTAFVKLIQATGVAPTVDMAVRLGLRSYTQPGTSGFDDRSMADFQKDQNLGSFTLGPTWINPLELSNVAATLASHGKWCPPTPIDSVFDREGKPVSVTQQACEQVVEPGLADTLTNAMSKDDKPGGTSAGAAGSVGWTLPMAGKTGTTESHMSSGFLGFTNNFAAAVYVFGDSPTPGEICSAPLRPCGDGNLFGGNEPARTWYAAMNPIANNFGPTTLPPVDQKYARGSQNGQVPDVTGLSQSAATSRLQGAGFTVNAVTTASQAAKGTVTSASPSGSAIPGSTITIYVSDGSVKAAPPQAPAQGIPVPPIQLPGLPPIQLPPIPR from the coding sequence GTGGGGAAGCTCGCAGGATCCTCCGCCTTGGCAGGAGTGCTCCTCGCCGGCGTGATGTTTCCGCTCGCCGGAGGGTTCGGTTACGCCTCCAACAGGGCGGCTGACACCGTCGACAACGTGTCCGCCGAACTGGTCGAAGGAACGGTTCCCGCGGTCTCGACGATGGTCGACTCGGTGGGCAATCCCATCGCGTGGCTGTACGACCAGCGGCGCTTCGAAGTGCCCAGCGAGAAGATCTCCAACGAGATGAAGCTCGCCATCGTCTCCGTCGAGGACCGCCGGTTCCCCGAGCACAAGGGCGTCGACTGGCAGGGCACGATGCGCGCTTTCCTGACCAACACCACGAGCGGTGAGGTGCAGCAGGGCGCGTCCACCCTCGACCAGCAGTATGTGAAGAACTACCAGCTGCTCGTCGTGGCCAAGACCGACGCCGAACGCCGCGCCGCGATCGAGACGACGCCCGCCCGCAAGATCCGCGAGATCCGGATGGCGCTGACGCTCGACAAAGAACTCACCAAGGACGAGATCCTCACCCGCTATCTCAACCTCGTTCCGTTCGGCAACGCCTCGTTCGGCATCCAGGACGCCGCACAGACCTACTTCGGCATCGACGCCTCCGAACTGAACACTCAGCAGTCCGCGATGCTCGCGGGCATGGTGCAGTCGAGTTCGGCGCTGAACCCGTACACGAACCCCGAGGGCGTCCTCGAACGACGCAACGTGGTTCTCGACACGATGATCTCGAACATTCCCGAGCGTGCCGCCGAACTCCGGCAGCTCAAGGACACACCCCTCGGCGTGCTGCCCGAACCCAACCGGCTGCCCCGCGGGTGCATCGCCGCCGGCGACCGCGGCTTCTTCTGCGACTACGCCCTGCAGTATCTAGCCAACGCCGGCATCAGCCGCGAACAGATCGACAAGGGCGGCTACCTGATCAAGACCACGCTCGACCCCGCGGTCCAGGCGTCGACCAAGGCGGCGCTCAACGCGAACGCCAGCCCGGAACTCGACGGCATCGCGAATGTCATGAACGTGGTCCAGCCCGGCCAGGATTCGCACCGGATCCTCGCGATGGGCAGTAGCCGCACCTACGGCCTCGACGCGAACGCCAACGAGACCGTGCAGGCGCAGCCGTACTCACTGGCCGGTCACGGCGCCGGGTCGATCTTCAAGATCTTCACGACTGCCGCCGCCATGGAGAAGGGCCTCGGCACGAACGCCATCCTGGACGTGCCCGGGCGGTTCGAGGCCAGGGGCATGGGTAGCGGTGGTGCTCGAGGCTGCCCCGCGGCCACGTACTGCGTCGAGAACGCAGGCAAGTACCCCGCGGCACTGTCGGTGACGGACGCGCTGGCACAGTCGCCCAACACCGCGTTCGTCAAGCTGATCCAGGCGACCGGAGTCGCCCCCACCGTCGACATGGCGGTGCGGCTGGGTCTTCGCTCGTACACCCAGCCCGGCACCTCGGGATTCGACGACCGCAGCATGGCCGACTTCCAGAAGGATCAGAACCTGGGGTCGTTCACCCTCGGGCCCACATGGATCAATCCCCTGGAACTGTCGAATGTCGCGGCGACGCTCGCCTCGCACGGCAAGTGGTGCCCGCCCACCCCCATCGACTCGGTCTTCGACCGTGAAGGCAAGCCCGTCTCGGTCACCCAGCAGGCCTGCGAGCAGGTGGTCGAACCCGGTCTCGCCGACACCCTCACCAACGCCATGAGCAAGGACGACAAGCCCGGCGGCACGTCCGCCGGGGCGGCGGGCAGCGTCGGCTGGACGCTGCCGATGGCAGGCAAGACGGGTACCACCGAATCCCACATGTCCTCGGGCTTCCTCGGATTCACCAACAACTTCGCCGCCGCCGTCTACGTGTTCGGCGACTCGCCGACGCCGGGTGAGATCTGCTCGGCCCCGCTGCGGCCGTGTGGCGACGGCAACCTGTTCGGTGGAAACGAACCGGCGCGGACCTGGTACGCGGCGATGAACCCCATCGCCAACAACTTCGGGCCGACGACGCTGCCTCCGGTCGACCAGAAGTACGCGCGGGGATCGCAGAACGGTCAGGTTCCGGACGTCACCGGGCTGAGCCAGTCGGCCGCCACGTCCCGTCTGCAGGGAGCGGGGTTCACCGTGAACGCAGTCACCACCGCGTCGCAGGCGGCCAAGGGGACGGTCACGAGCGCATCGCCGTCCGGTTCGGCCATTCCGGGGTCGACCATCACGATCTACGTCAGCGACGGATCGGTGAAGGCCGCTCCCCCGCAGGCGCCGGCTCAGGGGATCCCCGTTCCGCCCATCCAGCTGCCCGGCCTGCCGCCGATCCAGCTGCCGCCCATACCCCGGTGA
- a CDS encoding ArsA family ATPase encodes MTQTTEHERRRTASALDVAGILENRATRIVVCCGAGGVGKTTTAASLALRAAEQGRKVVVLTIDPARRLAQALGVAELDNTPQPVQLGPDATGELHAMMLNMRRTFDEMVIEHSTPEKAEQILANPFYQTVATSFSGTQEYMAMEKLGQLASSDKWDLVIVDTPPSRNALDFLDAPQRLGAFLDGRMIRLLTAPGRGLTRLVTGAMGLALRGVSTIVGSQMLSDASSFVQSLDSMFGGFRERATRTYELLRQPGTKFLVIAAAEPDALREAAFFVDRLAGDEMPLAGLVLNRTHPTLSSLSADHAVTAADQLGDQDPLTAAVLRIHAHRAVIAKREVQLLSRFTAAHPRVPIVGVPSLPFEVSDLEALRAVGDQLTRTS; translated from the coding sequence ATGACCCAGACAACTGAACACGAGCGTCGCCGCACCGCCTCCGCTCTCGATGTCGCGGGGATTCTGGAGAACAGGGCCACGCGGATCGTCGTGTGCTGTGGCGCCGGTGGCGTCGGCAAGACCACCACGGCCGCGTCGCTGGCACTGCGCGCGGCGGAGCAGGGGCGAAAGGTGGTCGTGCTGACCATCGACCCGGCGCGCCGGCTCGCGCAGGCGCTCGGCGTCGCGGAACTCGACAACACGCCGCAACCCGTGCAACTCGGACCGGACGCGACGGGCGAACTGCACGCCATGATGCTCAACATGCGTCGCACGTTCGACGAGATGGTGATCGAGCACTCCACACCGGAGAAGGCGGAGCAGATTCTCGCGAACCCCTTCTATCAGACCGTCGCCACCTCGTTCTCGGGAACGCAGGAGTACATGGCGATGGAGAAGCTGGGGCAGCTCGCCTCCAGCGACAAGTGGGACCTGGTGATCGTCGACACCCCGCCGTCCCGCAACGCCCTGGACTTCCTCGACGCGCCCCAGCGTCTGGGCGCATTCCTCGACGGTCGCATGATCCGGCTGCTCACCGCGCCGGGTCGAGGTCTCACCCGGCTCGTCACCGGTGCGATGGGCCTCGCCCTGCGCGGCGTCTCCACCATCGTGGGCAGTCAGATGCTGTCGGACGCCTCGAGTTTCGTGCAGTCACTGGACTCGATGTTCGGTGGTTTCCGGGAAAGAGCCACGCGCACTTACGAATTGCTCCGGCAGCCGGGCACGAAGTTCCTGGTGATCGCGGCGGCGGAGCCGGATGCACTGCGGGAGGCGGCGTTCTTCGTCGACCGGCTCGCGGGCGACGAGATGCCGCTCGCGGGCCTCGTCCTGAATCGGACGCACCCCACTCTCAGTTCCCTGTCGGCCGATCATGCGGTCACTGCCGCCGACCAACTCGGGGACCAAGACCCCCTCACCGCCGCTGTGCTGCGGATCCACGCCCATCGGGCGGTGATCGCCAAGCGTGAGGTCCAATTGCTGAGCCGGTTCACGGCCGCCCACCCTCGGGTGCCGATCGTCGGCGTGCCCTCGCTGCCGTTCGAGGTGTCGGACCTCGAGGCCTTGAGAGCGGTAGGTGACCAGCTCACCCGCACGAGCTGA
- the nth gene encoding endonuclease III, producing the protein MSQKRHSGDSDRSGIRRVDPVHATPSDGSEVRGRTRSRAAKQDETRLGLVRRARRMNRRLAEAFPHVYCELDFTTPLDLAVATILSAQCTDVRVNMVTPALFARYPDAKAYAEAERTELEEYIRSTGFYRNKTNSLIGLGQALLERFDGEVPGNLKDLVTLPGIGRKTANVILGNAFDVPGITVDTHFGRLVRRWKWTEEEDPVKVEHAIGALIERKEWTLLSHRVIFHGRRVCHARKPACGVCVLAKDCPSYGLGPIDPDVAAELVRGPETEHLLRLAGR; encoded by the coding sequence ATGTCTCAGAAGCGACACAGCGGCGATTCGGATCGGTCGGGTATCCGTAGAGTTGATCCCGTGCATGCGACCCCCAGCGACGGCTCCGAAGTGCGTGGACGCACCCGTTCGCGGGCCGCGAAGCAGGACGAAACCCGGCTCGGACTCGTCCGGCGCGCCCGGAGAATGAACCGGCGGCTCGCCGAGGCGTTCCCGCACGTCTACTGCGAGCTCGACTTCACCACCCCACTCGACCTCGCCGTCGCGACCATCCTCTCCGCGCAGTGCACTGACGTGCGGGTGAACATGGTGACGCCGGCGCTGTTCGCCCGCTATCCCGACGCCAAGGCGTACGCGGAGGCCGAACGCACCGAACTCGAGGAGTACATCCGGTCCACGGGTTTCTACCGAAACAAGACGAATTCTCTGATCGGGCTCGGGCAGGCTCTGCTCGAACGGTTCGACGGCGAGGTCCCCGGCAACCTGAAGGACCTCGTGACGCTGCCCGGGATCGGCCGGAAGACGGCCAACGTGATCCTCGGCAACGCGTTCGATGTGCCCGGAATCACCGTCGACACCCACTTCGGGAGGCTCGTCCGACGCTGGAAGTGGACCGAGGAGGAAGACCCGGTCAAGGTCGAGCACGCGATCGGCGCCCTGATCGAGCGCAAGGAGTGGACGCTGCTCTCGCACCGGGTGATCTTCCACGGCAGGCGCGTCTGCCACGCCCGCAAGCCCGCCTGCGGGGTGTGTGTGCTCGCCAAGGACTGTCCGTCGTACGGGCTCGGTCCGATCGATCCGGACGTCGCCGCCGAACTGGTTCGTGGACCGGAGACGGAGCATCTGCTGCGTCTGGCCGGCAGGTGA
- a CDS encoding MBL fold metallo-hydrolase — MTLAHPAYAQVREVTPIVSVMLENNPGMMTLDGTNTWILRAPGRDECVVVDPGDADEEHLARVAALGPVALTLITHRHFDHTGGVQRFFELTGAPVRSVDPEFLRGGGETLVDGETIDVAGLTLTVIATPGHTKDSVSFTVEGEGTVLTGDTILGRGTTVLDDTDGDLGDYLSSLRRLLDLGTGHRVMPGHGPELPELNVVAQQYLDHREERLDQVRAAIEALGGTPTVREVVEHVYSDVDPKLWPVAEKSVNVQLAYLRSHD; from the coding sequence ATGACTCTTGCCCATCCGGCCTACGCCCAGGTGCGGGAGGTCACCCCGATCGTCTCGGTGATGCTCGAGAACAATCCCGGCATGATGACGCTCGACGGAACCAACACGTGGATTCTGCGTGCGCCGGGCCGGGACGAGTGTGTGGTGGTCGACCCGGGTGACGCCGACGAGGAGCATCTCGCCCGCGTCGCGGCGCTCGGACCGGTCGCGCTGACGCTGATCACTCACCGTCATTTCGACCACACCGGGGGAGTGCAGCGGTTCTTCGAACTCACCGGCGCGCCCGTGCGTTCGGTGGACCCCGAATTTCTCCGCGGCGGCGGCGAAACCCTCGTGGACGGCGAAACCATCGACGTCGCGGGACTCACCCTCACGGTGATCGCCACGCCCGGGCACACGAAGGATTCGGTGTCCTTCACCGTCGAAGGCGAGGGCACCGTCCTCACCGGCGACACGATCCTCGGCCGCGGCACCACCGTGCTCGACGACACGGACGGCGACCTCGGCGACTACCTGTCGTCGCTACGCCGCCTGCTGGACCTCGGAACCGGACACCGGGTCATGCCCGGCCACGGACCCGAACTGCCCGAACTGAACGTCGTCGCGCAGCAGTACCTCGATCATCGCGAGGAGCGACTCGACCAGGTGCGGGCCGCGATCGAGGCGCTCGGGGGCACACCCACCGTCCGCGAGGTGGTCGAGCACGTCTACTCCGACGTCGACCCCAAGTTGTGGCCGGTGGCGGAGAAGTCCGTCAACGTGCAGCTCGCCTACCTGCGCAGCCACGACTAA
- a CDS encoding DUF4177 domain-containing protein, which translates to MSELTSWEYATVPLLTHATKQILDQWGTDGWELVTVLPGPTGEQHVAYLKRPKG; encoded by the coding sequence ATGAGTGAATTGACTTCCTGGGAGTACGCCACCGTTCCGCTGCTCACACATGCGACCAAGCAGATCCTCGACCAGTGGGGCACCGACGGCTGGGAACTGGTGACGGTTCTGCCCGGGCCCACCGGTGAGCAGCACGTCGCGTACCTGAAGCGTCCGAAGGGCTGA
- a CDS encoding ABC transporter substrate-binding protein — MSSRLYVRAGLVALATVFLAACGTTDTGSSAGNADVATGGRLFATADAETAKLGTDAEPGAFPRTITHALGETVIEKKPERVIVLDGGELDDVLSLGITPVGLASPESAAGQPSYLADKLAGVPDVGTTNNLNLEAISALQPDLILGSKLRADKLYPQLSSIAPTVFGIRPGFPWKENFLLVADALGEETKAEEVLNAYQTRADEVRETITDEPTISLVRFMSGKIRLYGNLSFIGVILNDVGLPRPTVQNVDELAVEVSQETIGEANADRIFYSSYGAPETTDESTVVGGPLWNQMQAVKDGKAVHVSDETWFLALGPTGAMLVLDDLENMLAAA, encoded by the coding sequence ATGTCTTCGAGGCTCTACGTACGCGCCGGGCTGGTTGCCCTGGCCACCGTCTTTCTCGCCGCCTGCGGCACCACCGACACCGGGTCGTCCGCCGGCAACGCCGACGTCGCCACCGGCGGCCGTCTGTTCGCCACGGCGGACGCCGAGACCGCCAAGCTCGGCACCGACGCCGAACCGGGCGCCTTCCCCCGGACCATCACCCACGCGCTCGGCGAGACCGTCATCGAGAAGAAGCCCGAACGGGTGATCGTCCTCGACGGCGGTGAGCTGGACGACGTGCTCTCCCTGGGCATCACGCCCGTCGGACTGGCCAGCCCCGAGAGCGCCGCCGGCCAGCCGTCCTACCTCGCCGACAAGCTGGCCGGGGTGCCGGACGTCGGGACCACCAACAACCTGAATCTCGAGGCGATCTCCGCGCTGCAGCCCGATCTGATCCTGGGCAGCAAGCTGCGCGCCGACAAGCTGTACCCGCAGCTGTCGTCCATCGCACCGACCGTGTTCGGCATCCGCCCCGGTTTCCCGTGGAAGGAGAACTTCCTGCTGGTCGCCGACGCCCTCGGTGAGGAGACCAAGGCGGAGGAGGTACTCAACGCCTATCAGACCCGCGCCGACGAGGTCCGGGAGACCATCACGGACGAGCCGACGATCTCGCTGGTCCGGTTCATGTCCGGCAAGATCCGCCTGTACGGCAACCTGTCGTTCATCGGCGTCATCCTGAACGACGTCGGACTTCCGCGTCCGACGGTGCAGAACGTCGACGAACTCGCCGTCGAGGTGAGCCAGGAGACGATCGGTGAGGCGAACGCCGACCGGATCTTCTACTCCAGCTACGGCGCGCCCGAGACCACCGACGAGTCGACCGTGGTCGGCGGCCCGCTGTGGAATCAGATGCAGGCGGTGAAGGACGGCAAGGCCGTGCACGTGAGCGACGAGACCTGGTTCCTCGCGCTGGGACCCACCGGGGCTATGCTCGTCCTCGACGACCTCGAGAACATGCTCGCGGCCGCCTGA
- a CDS encoding RidA family protein, which produces MAETQNWSARLAELGITLPSVVPPVAAYVPAVRTGNYVYTSGQLPIVEGKLTIAGKLGAGVSDEDAKAAARACALNALAAVDALVGIDSVVRIVKVVGFVASAEGFTGQPGVVNGASEFLGEVFGDAGAHARSAVGVAELPLGAPVEVELIAEVQPES; this is translated from the coding sequence GTGGCAGAGACACAGAACTGGTCCGCCCGCCTCGCCGAACTCGGCATCACGCTGCCGTCCGTCGTTCCGCCGGTGGCCGCCTACGTGCCCGCCGTGCGCACCGGCAACTACGTCTACACGTCGGGGCAGCTGCCGATCGTCGAGGGCAAGCTGACGATCGCGGGCAAGCTCGGCGCCGGCGTGTCGGACGAAGACGCCAAGGCCGCGGCCCGGGCGTGCGCACTCAACGCGCTGGCGGCGGTCGACGCGCTCGTGGGCATCGACTCGGTGGTGCGGATCGTGAAGGTCGTCGGATTCGTCGCGTCCGCCGAGGGATTCACCGGTCAGCCCGGTGTTGTGAACGGCGCTTCGGAATTCCTCGGCGAGGTGTTCGGCGACGCGGGTGCCCACGCACGTTCGGCTGTCGGCGTCGCGGAATTGCCGCTCGGCGCCCCCGTCGAGGTGGAGCTGATCGCCGAAGTGCAACCGGAGTCGTAG
- a CDS encoding Crp/Fnr family transcriptional regulator gives MDDVLARAGIFQGVEPSAVAALTKQLQPVDFPRGHVIFNEGEPGDRLYIIVSGKVKIGRRSPDGRENLLTIMGPSDMFGELSIFDPGPRTSTATTVTEVRAVSMDREALKAWIDHRPEIAEQLLRVLARRLRRTNNNLADLIFTDVPGRVAKALLQLAQRFGTQEAGSLRVTHDLTQEEIAQLVGASRETVNKALADFAHRGWLRLEGKSVLISDSERLARRAR, from the coding sequence GTGGACGACGTCCTGGCAAGAGCCGGCATCTTCCAAGGAGTCGAGCCCTCAGCGGTAGCGGCGCTGACCAAGCAGCTGCAGCCTGTCGACTTCCCCCGCGGACATGTCATCTTCAACGAAGGTGAGCCCGGTGACCGCCTGTACATCATCGTTTCGGGCAAGGTGAAGATCGGCCGCCGCTCGCCGGACGGCCGTGAGAACCTGCTGACGATCATGGGCCCGTCCGACATGTTCGGTGAGCTGTCCATCTTCGACCCGGGCCCGCGTACGTCCACCGCCACGACGGTCACCGAGGTCCGCGCGGTCAGCATGGACCGCGAAGCGCTCAAGGCATGGATCGACCACCGCCCCGAGATCGCCGAACAGCTCCTGCGGGTGCTCGCGCGCCGTCTGCGTCGTACCAACAACAACCTGGCCGACCTCATCTTCACGGACGTCCCCGGTCGTGTCGCCAAGGCGCTGTTGCAGCTCGCGCAGCGGTTCGGCACCCAGGAGGCGGGCTCGCTCCGCGTCACGCACGACCTCACGCAGGAAGAGATCGCCCAGCTCGTCGGCGCTTCCCGTGAGACCGTCAACAAGGCGCTCGCCGACTTCGCGCACCGCGGATGGCTGCGCCTCGAAGGCAAGAGCGTGCTGATCTCCGACTCCGAGCGCCTGGCACGTCGCGCGCGGTAG
- a CDS encoding ArsA-related P-loop ATPase yields MVASPDQLTPTWPEKAAQARLHFVSGKGGTGKSTVAAALALALAEGGRRVLLVEVEGRQGIAQLFDVPPLPPQETKVAAAEGGGEVMALAIDIETAFLEYLEMFYNLGFAGRAMRKFGAIEFATTIAPGLRDVLLTGKIKECVVRTDKSGKRVYDAVVVDAPPTGRIGNFLDVTKAMADLAKGGPVRSQSEGVVRLLHSDETVVHLVTLLEALPVQETTDAAEELARADLRLGTIVVNRTSPQFLPAETLADAAKGRIDAEVIRAGLQKSGITLDEHDFAGLLTETIEHASVLEAQEESAGALSEVDGARLHLPSLADGVDLGGLYELAEYLTEQGVR; encoded by the coding sequence GTGGTTGCATCCCCAGACCAGCTCACCCCGACGTGGCCCGAGAAGGCCGCGCAGGCCCGGCTGCACTTCGTCTCCGGAAAGGGCGGCACCGGAAAGTCCACGGTGGCCGCCGCGTTGGCTCTCGCGCTGGCCGAGGGTGGGCGTCGCGTGCTGCTGGTGGAAGTCGAGGGCAGGCAGGGGATCGCCCAGCTCTTCGACGTGCCCCCGCTGCCGCCGCAGGAGACGAAAGTCGCGGCCGCCGAGGGTGGCGGGGAGGTCATGGCCCTGGCCATCGACATCGAGACCGCCTTCCTCGAATACCTCGAGATGTTCTACAACCTCGGTTTCGCCGGCCGCGCGATGCGCAAGTTCGGCGCCATCGAGTTCGCCACCACCATCGCACCCGGGCTTCGGGACGTGCTGCTGACCGGCAAGATCAAGGAATGTGTCGTCCGCACCGACAAGTCCGGCAAGCGGGTGTACGACGCCGTCGTCGTCGACGCCCCGCCGACCGGGCGGATCGGCAACTTCCTCGACGTGACGAAGGCGATGGCGGACCTCGCGAAAGGCGGGCCGGTGCGTTCGCAGAGTGAGGGCGTGGTGCGCCTGCTGCACTCCGACGAGACCGTCGTCCACCTCGTGACGCTGCTCGAGGCGCTTCCGGTGCAGGAGACCACCGACGCCGCAGAGGAACTGGCCCGCGCCGACCTGCGGCTGGGCACCATCGTGGTCAACCGCACCAGCCCGCAGTTCCTGCCTGCCGAGACGCTGGCCGACGCCGCGAAGGGCCGCATCGACGCCGAGGTCATCCGGGCCGGACTGCAGAAGAGCGGGATCACCCTCGACGAACACGATTTCGCCGGTTTGCTCACCGAGACGATCGAGCACGCGTCGGTCCTCGAAGCGCAGGAGGAGAGTGCCGGAGCACTCAGCGAAGTGGACGGGGCGCGACTGCATCTGCCGTCCCTCGCCGACGGTGTCGACCTGGGCGGGCTCTACGAACTCGCCGAATATCTGACGGAACAGGGTGTCCGATGA